In a genomic window of Ptiloglossa arizonensis isolate GNS036 chromosome 12, iyPtiAriz1_principal, whole genome shotgun sequence:
- the LOC143153440 gene encoding uncharacterized protein LOC143153440 isoform X1, with amino-acid sequence MHRTVMICIIVYFMDDKADLKIKLRNCEKTISKSVIKEELFQMRIKVSHISDGIKAIRRILDETKEQNNQCRELMSLMKTLNEKNIHMERNIPSKLISDYQITTSSQNKIYKGKVAGMSGTIIQIDSEQDETPIINCKKVLFNEPEVYPVIHLITKDEFSTIPKYIIGRQSIDCLNSLVDTINQILNIKYTFLSLGKAHARKHGHLSLYLHYKKQELDICSDNEYVYFFTAEDYEKHTKFKLNRIKLNLLAVLRHCKRLQEHRVKNNLRMNIGRAESISTLSEHEDELDDFEGSIIWSQDEPLSSNEILEFTPNPEKQNQFKSLCRLCAAETPNPIYIYSEFGESLRLLDKINTCLSIKVKKTDRLPKQLCPTCVEKITWCNEFDAQCIRAEETLLEILKHKHSFTNNKNDVNSLENTDLCPLCIEGRMQIYEEDKENRKDIELYDSDIVLESSDEEQIPSLLRADEESESEAITLFCLGTKQKYLKCGACMNLYHTKEHLDEHKCKPNLQCTSKPYKCDICFATFTFEERLQFHQHFHKDAKALYCEICKITFGKELKLFYHYKRYHCKDGRVSCLQCGKLFENQDGLKKHVCVDGKTRPHVCEVCSKGFCDGYTLKRHVVTHLPEKPYKCPECSKSFTQKSRLNKHVAGHSIILENSQTIWRCVRCGEAFGTCETADEHCKMHEEKISLIEELQALKLYHCEFCSSHFADMDHLKNHRESHVVEKPYLCNQCSSSFKSFAEAVLHWKLHPRIFKVLVVFLCEICDRDVKELPLLYKHKQKRHQPIPRKTEKGDEKFICELCGGIFASIEDFQEHGKYRCSKFPCDICGSLLPTANSLNAHKRRHSGLRPYVCNICGKSYTQSSHMWTHKRFHMGVKPYACEYCDQRFTIKPDLADHTRKKHTRERPFKCDVCNKAFLTGSVFYQHRLIHRGDRRYKCHYCEKAFTRTEALNNHIKIHTGEKPHACDVCGRCFRQKGDMRKHRRTQHTVKQDVK; translated from the exons GAGTTGATGTCGCTCATGAAGActttgaatgaaaaaaatattcacatGGAAAGAAACATTCCATCTAAACTAATTTCTGATTATCAGATCACTACAAGTtctcaaaataaaatttataaaggaAAAGTTGCAGGAATGTCAGGAACAATAATACAGATTGACTCAGAGCAAGATGAGACTCCTATAATAAACTGcaaaaaagtattatttaatgAACCTGAAGTTTACCCTGTCATACACTTAATAACTAAGGATGAATTTAGTACAATTCCAAAATACATTATTGGAAGACAATCTATAGACTGTTTGAATAGCCTGGTAGACACAATAAATCAGATATTAAACATAAAATATACATTCTTGTCATTGGGCAAAGCTCATGCTAGAAAGCATGGTCATCTGAGTTTGTATCTACATTATAAAAAACAAGAATTGGATATCTGCAGTGATAATG aatatgtgtacttttttactGCAGAAGATTATGAAAAACATACGAAGTTCAAATTGAACAGAATTAAGTTAAATTTACTAGCCGTTTTGCGACATTGCAAACGATTGCAGGAACATAGGGTAAAAAACAATCTGCG TATGAATATCGGGCGGGCAGAATCAATTAGCACGTTGAGCGAACATGAAGATGAGCTCGACGATTTTGAAGGATCAATCATTTGGTCTCAAGATGAACCACTCTCCTCAAATGAAATTCTTGAATTTACTCCTAATCCTGAGAAACAAAATCAATTTAAATCCTTATGCCGTCTGTGTGCAGCAGAAACTCCTAATCCGATTTATATTTACTCAGAATTTGGAGAGTCTTTACGACTCCtggataaaataaatacatgtcTAAGCATTAAG GTGAAGAAAACAGATCGCCTCCCAAAACAACTCTGCCCAACATGTGTAGAAAAGATTACTTGGTGTAATGAATTTGATGCTCAATGCATCAGAGCTGAAGAAACTCTTCTTGAAATTTTGAAGCATAAACATTCTTTTACAAATAACAAAAATGATGTAAATTCTTTAGAAAATACTGATTTATGTCCACTGTGTATTGAAGGACGTATgcaaatctatgaagaagacaAAGAAAATAGAAAGGATATAGAATTGTACGATAGTGACATTGTACTCGAAAGTAGCGATGAAGAACAAATTCCAAGTTTGCTTAGAGCTGACGAAGAATCTGAAAGTGAGGCTATAACGTTGTTTTGTTTAGGAACCAAACAGAAGTATTTAAAATGTGGTGCTTGCATGAATCTCTATCATACAAAGGAACATCTAGATGAGCACAAATGTAAACCTAATTTGCAATGTACTTCTAAACCATATAAGTGTGACATTTGCTTTGCAACTTTTACATTTGAAGAACGATTGCAATTCCATCAACATTTTCATAAAGATGCAAAAGCGTTATATTgtgaaatttgcaaaattacttTCGGAAAGGAGCTAAAATTATTCTATCATTATAAGAG ATATCATTGCAAAGATGGTAGAGTATCCTGCTTGCAATgtggaaaattatttgaaaatcagGACGGATTAAAGAAACATGTTTGTGTAGATGGAAAAACAAGACCTCATGTATGTGAAGTCTGCTCTAAGGGATTCTGTGATGG ATACACTTTAAAACGTCATGTAGTAACTCATCTTCCAGAAAAGCCATACAAATGTCCCGAATGTTCAAAGAGTTTTACACAAAAGTCAAGGTTGAATAAACATGTAGCTGGTCACAGTATCATTTTAGAAAACAGTCAAACAATTTGGAG ATGCGTTCGTTGTGGAGAAGCTTTTGGAACTTGTGAGACTGCAGACGAGCATTGCAAAATGCACGAGGAGAAAATTAGTCTTATCGAAGAATTACAAGCACTGAAATTGTACCATTGCGAATTCTGTAGCAGTCACTTCGCAGACATGGATCATCTAAAAAACCACCGCGAGTCACATGTTGTGGAAAAACCATATTTATGCAATCAGTGTAGTTCTTCATTTAAATCGTTTGCAGAAGCTGTTCTTCATTGGAAATTACATCCAAGAATATTTAAAGTATTGGTGGTATTTTTGTGTGAAATTTGCGACAGGGATGTTAAAGAATTACCACTGCTTTACAAGCACAAACAAAAGAGGCATCAGCCGATACCTAGGAAGACGGAAAAAGGTGACGAAAAGTTCATTTGTGAACTTTGTGGGGGCATTTTTGCAAGTATAGAAGATTTCCAAGAGCACGGAAAATATAGATGCTCGAAATTTCCCTGTGATATTTGTGGTAGCCTTTTACCAACTGCTAATTCTTTGAATGCGCATAAAAGAAGACATAGTGGACTAAGACC ATATGTCTGTAACATCTGTGGGAAAAGTTACACTCAATCAAGTCATATGTGGACTCATAAAAGGTTCCACATGGGTGTAAAACCATATGCTTGTGAGTATTGTGATCAAAGATTCACAATAAAGCCTGATCTTGCGGACCACACTAGAAAGAAGCACACTAGAGAAAGACCATTTAAATGCGATGTCTGTAACAAGGCTTTTTTAACAGGATCTGTTTTCTATCAACATAGACTAATACACAGAGGAGATCGCAGATACAAATGTCACTATTGTGAGAAAGCATTCACTAGAACAGAAGCTTTGAATAATCATATAAAAATTCATACTGGCGAAAAGCCACATGCCTGTGATGTTTGTGGAAGATGTTTCAGGCAGAAAGGTGACATGAGAAAGCACAGGCGTACACAACACACTGTTAAACAAGACGTAAAATAG
- the LOC143153440 gene encoding uncharacterized protein LOC143153440 isoform X4, translating to MKMKVCKSVIKEELFQMRIKVSHISDGIKAIRRILDETKEQNNQCRELMSLMKTLNEKNIHMERNIPSKLISDYQITTSSQNKIYKGKVAGMSGTIIQIDSEQDETPIINCKKVLFNEPEVYPVIHLITKDEFSTIPKYIIGRQSIDCLNSLVDTINQILNIKYTFLSLGKAHARKHGHLSLYLHYKKQELDICSDNEYVYFFTAEDYEKHTKFKLNRIKLNLLAVLRHCKRLQEHRVKNNLRMNIGRAESISTLSEHEDELDDFEGSIIWSQDEPLSSNEILEFTPNPEKQNQFKSLCRLCAAETPNPIYIYSEFGESLRLLDKINTCLSIKVKKTDRLPKQLCPTCVEKITWCNEFDAQCIRAEETLLEILKHKHSFTNNKNDVNSLENTDLCPLCIEGRMQIYEEDKENRKDIELYDSDIVLESSDEEQIPSLLRADEESESEAITLFCLGTKQKYLKCGACMNLYHTKEHLDEHKCKPNLQCTSKPYKCDICFATFTFEERLQFHQHFHKDAKALYCEICKITFGKELKLFYHYKRYHCKDGRVSCLQCGKLFENQDGLKKHVCVDGKTRPHVCEVCSKGFCDGYTLKRHVVTHLPEKPYKCPECSKSFTQKSRLNKHVAGHSIILENSQTIWRCVRCGEAFGTCETADEHCKMHEEKISLIEELQALKLYHCEFCSSHFADMDHLKNHRESHVVEKPYLCNQCSSSFKSFAEAVLHWKLHPRIFKVLVVFLCEICDRDVKELPLLYKHKQKRHQPIPRKTEKGDEKFICELCGGIFASIEDFQEHGKYRCSKFPCDICGSLLPTANSLNAHKRRHSGLRPYVCNICGKSYTQSSHMWTHKRFHMGVKPYACEYCDQRFTIKPDLADHTRKKHTRERPFKCDVCNKAFLTGSVFYQHRLIHRGDRRYKCHYCEKAFTRTEALNNHIKIHTGEKPHACDVCGRCFRQKGDMRKHRRTQHTVKQDVK from the exons GAGTTGATGTCGCTCATGAAGActttgaatgaaaaaaatattcacatGGAAAGAAACATTCCATCTAAACTAATTTCTGATTATCAGATCACTACAAGTtctcaaaataaaatttataaaggaAAAGTTGCAGGAATGTCAGGAACAATAATACAGATTGACTCAGAGCAAGATGAGACTCCTATAATAAACTGcaaaaaagtattatttaatgAACCTGAAGTTTACCCTGTCATACACTTAATAACTAAGGATGAATTTAGTACAATTCCAAAATACATTATTGGAAGACAATCTATAGACTGTTTGAATAGCCTGGTAGACACAATAAATCAGATATTAAACATAAAATATACATTCTTGTCATTGGGCAAAGCTCATGCTAGAAAGCATGGTCATCTGAGTTTGTATCTACATTATAAAAAACAAGAATTGGATATCTGCAGTGATAATG aatatgtgtacttttttactGCAGAAGATTATGAAAAACATACGAAGTTCAAATTGAACAGAATTAAGTTAAATTTACTAGCCGTTTTGCGACATTGCAAACGATTGCAGGAACATAGGGTAAAAAACAATCTGCG TATGAATATCGGGCGGGCAGAATCAATTAGCACGTTGAGCGAACATGAAGATGAGCTCGACGATTTTGAAGGATCAATCATTTGGTCTCAAGATGAACCACTCTCCTCAAATGAAATTCTTGAATTTACTCCTAATCCTGAGAAACAAAATCAATTTAAATCCTTATGCCGTCTGTGTGCAGCAGAAACTCCTAATCCGATTTATATTTACTCAGAATTTGGAGAGTCTTTACGACTCCtggataaaataaatacatgtcTAAGCATTAAG GTGAAGAAAACAGATCGCCTCCCAAAACAACTCTGCCCAACATGTGTAGAAAAGATTACTTGGTGTAATGAATTTGATGCTCAATGCATCAGAGCTGAAGAAACTCTTCTTGAAATTTTGAAGCATAAACATTCTTTTACAAATAACAAAAATGATGTAAATTCTTTAGAAAATACTGATTTATGTCCACTGTGTATTGAAGGACGTATgcaaatctatgaagaagacaAAGAAAATAGAAAGGATATAGAATTGTACGATAGTGACATTGTACTCGAAAGTAGCGATGAAGAACAAATTCCAAGTTTGCTTAGAGCTGACGAAGAATCTGAAAGTGAGGCTATAACGTTGTTTTGTTTAGGAACCAAACAGAAGTATTTAAAATGTGGTGCTTGCATGAATCTCTATCATACAAAGGAACATCTAGATGAGCACAAATGTAAACCTAATTTGCAATGTACTTCTAAACCATATAAGTGTGACATTTGCTTTGCAACTTTTACATTTGAAGAACGATTGCAATTCCATCAACATTTTCATAAAGATGCAAAAGCGTTATATTgtgaaatttgcaaaattacttTCGGAAAGGAGCTAAAATTATTCTATCATTATAAGAG ATATCATTGCAAAGATGGTAGAGTATCCTGCTTGCAATgtggaaaattatttgaaaatcagGACGGATTAAAGAAACATGTTTGTGTAGATGGAAAAACAAGACCTCATGTATGTGAAGTCTGCTCTAAGGGATTCTGTGATGG ATACACTTTAAAACGTCATGTAGTAACTCATCTTCCAGAAAAGCCATACAAATGTCCCGAATGTTCAAAGAGTTTTACACAAAAGTCAAGGTTGAATAAACATGTAGCTGGTCACAGTATCATTTTAGAAAACAGTCAAACAATTTGGAG ATGCGTTCGTTGTGGAGAAGCTTTTGGAACTTGTGAGACTGCAGACGAGCATTGCAAAATGCACGAGGAGAAAATTAGTCTTATCGAAGAATTACAAGCACTGAAATTGTACCATTGCGAATTCTGTAGCAGTCACTTCGCAGACATGGATCATCTAAAAAACCACCGCGAGTCACATGTTGTGGAAAAACCATATTTATGCAATCAGTGTAGTTCTTCATTTAAATCGTTTGCAGAAGCTGTTCTTCATTGGAAATTACATCCAAGAATATTTAAAGTATTGGTGGTATTTTTGTGTGAAATTTGCGACAGGGATGTTAAAGAATTACCACTGCTTTACAAGCACAAACAAAAGAGGCATCAGCCGATACCTAGGAAGACGGAAAAAGGTGACGAAAAGTTCATTTGTGAACTTTGTGGGGGCATTTTTGCAAGTATAGAAGATTTCCAAGAGCACGGAAAATATAGATGCTCGAAATTTCCCTGTGATATTTGTGGTAGCCTTTTACCAACTGCTAATTCTTTGAATGCGCATAAAAGAAGACATAGTGGACTAAGACC ATATGTCTGTAACATCTGTGGGAAAAGTTACACTCAATCAAGTCATATGTGGACTCATAAAAGGTTCCACATGGGTGTAAAACCATATGCTTGTGAGTATTGTGATCAAAGATTCACAATAAAGCCTGATCTTGCGGACCACACTAGAAAGAAGCACACTAGAGAAAGACCATTTAAATGCGATGTCTGTAACAAGGCTTTTTTAACAGGATCTGTTTTCTATCAACATAGACTAATACACAGAGGAGATCGCAGATACAAATGTCACTATTGTGAGAAAGCATTCACTAGAACAGAAGCTTTGAATAATCATATAAAAATTCATACTGGCGAAAAGCCACATGCCTGTGATGTTTGTGGAAGATGTTTCAGGCAGAAAGGTGACATGAGAAAGCACAGGCGTACACAACACACTGTTAAACAAGACGTAAAATAG
- the LOC143153440 gene encoding uncharacterized protein LOC143153440 isoform X3 has translation MHRTVMICIIVYFMDDKADLKIKLRNCKSVIKEELFQMRIKVSHISDGIKAIRRILDETKEQNNQCRELMSLMKTLNEKNIHMERNIPSKLISDYQITTSSQNKIYKGKVAGMSGTIIQIDSEQDETPIINCKKVLFNEPEVYPVIHLITKDEFSTIPKYIIGRQSIDCLNSLVDTINQILNIKYTFLSLGKAHARKHGHLSLYLHYKKQELDICSDNEYVYFFTAEDYEKHTKFKLNRIKLNLLAVLRHCKRLQEHRVKNNLRMNIGRAESISTLSEHEDELDDFEGSIIWSQDEPLSSNEILEFTPNPEKQNQFKSLCRLCAAETPNPIYIYSEFGESLRLLDKINTCLSIKVKKTDRLPKQLCPTCVEKITWCNEFDAQCIRAEETLLEILKHKHSFTNNKNDVNSLENTDLCPLCIEGRMQIYEEDKENRKDIELYDSDIVLESSDEEQIPSLLRADEESESEAITLFCLGTKQKYLKCGACMNLYHTKEHLDEHKCKPNLQCTSKPYKCDICFATFTFEERLQFHQHFHKDAKALYCEICKITFGKELKLFYHYKRYHCKDGRVSCLQCGKLFENQDGLKKHVCVDGKTRPHVCEVCSKGFCDGYTLKRHVVTHLPEKPYKCPECSKSFTQKSRLNKHVAGHSIILENSQTIWRCVRCGEAFGTCETADEHCKMHEEKISLIEELQALKLYHCEFCSSHFADMDHLKNHRESHVVEKPYLCNQCSSSFKSFAEAVLHWKLHPRIFKVLVVFLCEICDRDVKELPLLYKHKQKRHQPIPRKTEKGDEKFICELCGGIFASIEDFQEHGKYRCSKFPCDICGSLLPTANSLNAHKRRHSGLRPYVCNICGKSYTQSSHMWTHKRFHMGVKPYACEYCDQRFTIKPDLADHTRKKHTRERPFKCDVCNKAFLTGSVFYQHRLIHRGDRRYKCHYCEKAFTRTEALNNHIKIHTGEKPHACDVCGRCFRQKGDMRKHRRTQHTVKQDVK, from the exons GAGTTGATGTCGCTCATGAAGActttgaatgaaaaaaatattcacatGGAAAGAAACATTCCATCTAAACTAATTTCTGATTATCAGATCACTACAAGTtctcaaaataaaatttataaaggaAAAGTTGCAGGAATGTCAGGAACAATAATACAGATTGACTCAGAGCAAGATGAGACTCCTATAATAAACTGcaaaaaagtattatttaatgAACCTGAAGTTTACCCTGTCATACACTTAATAACTAAGGATGAATTTAGTACAATTCCAAAATACATTATTGGAAGACAATCTATAGACTGTTTGAATAGCCTGGTAGACACAATAAATCAGATATTAAACATAAAATATACATTCTTGTCATTGGGCAAAGCTCATGCTAGAAAGCATGGTCATCTGAGTTTGTATCTACATTATAAAAAACAAGAATTGGATATCTGCAGTGATAATG aatatgtgtacttttttactGCAGAAGATTATGAAAAACATACGAAGTTCAAATTGAACAGAATTAAGTTAAATTTACTAGCCGTTTTGCGACATTGCAAACGATTGCAGGAACATAGGGTAAAAAACAATCTGCG TATGAATATCGGGCGGGCAGAATCAATTAGCACGTTGAGCGAACATGAAGATGAGCTCGACGATTTTGAAGGATCAATCATTTGGTCTCAAGATGAACCACTCTCCTCAAATGAAATTCTTGAATTTACTCCTAATCCTGAGAAACAAAATCAATTTAAATCCTTATGCCGTCTGTGTGCAGCAGAAACTCCTAATCCGATTTATATTTACTCAGAATTTGGAGAGTCTTTACGACTCCtggataaaataaatacatgtcTAAGCATTAAG GTGAAGAAAACAGATCGCCTCCCAAAACAACTCTGCCCAACATGTGTAGAAAAGATTACTTGGTGTAATGAATTTGATGCTCAATGCATCAGAGCTGAAGAAACTCTTCTTGAAATTTTGAAGCATAAACATTCTTTTACAAATAACAAAAATGATGTAAATTCTTTAGAAAATACTGATTTATGTCCACTGTGTATTGAAGGACGTATgcaaatctatgaagaagacaAAGAAAATAGAAAGGATATAGAATTGTACGATAGTGACATTGTACTCGAAAGTAGCGATGAAGAACAAATTCCAAGTTTGCTTAGAGCTGACGAAGAATCTGAAAGTGAGGCTATAACGTTGTTTTGTTTAGGAACCAAACAGAAGTATTTAAAATGTGGTGCTTGCATGAATCTCTATCATACAAAGGAACATCTAGATGAGCACAAATGTAAACCTAATTTGCAATGTACTTCTAAACCATATAAGTGTGACATTTGCTTTGCAACTTTTACATTTGAAGAACGATTGCAATTCCATCAACATTTTCATAAAGATGCAAAAGCGTTATATTgtgaaatttgcaaaattacttTCGGAAAGGAGCTAAAATTATTCTATCATTATAAGAG ATATCATTGCAAAGATGGTAGAGTATCCTGCTTGCAATgtggaaaattatttgaaaatcagGACGGATTAAAGAAACATGTTTGTGTAGATGGAAAAACAAGACCTCATGTATGTGAAGTCTGCTCTAAGGGATTCTGTGATGG ATACACTTTAAAACGTCATGTAGTAACTCATCTTCCAGAAAAGCCATACAAATGTCCCGAATGTTCAAAGAGTTTTACACAAAAGTCAAGGTTGAATAAACATGTAGCTGGTCACAGTATCATTTTAGAAAACAGTCAAACAATTTGGAG ATGCGTTCGTTGTGGAGAAGCTTTTGGAACTTGTGAGACTGCAGACGAGCATTGCAAAATGCACGAGGAGAAAATTAGTCTTATCGAAGAATTACAAGCACTGAAATTGTACCATTGCGAATTCTGTAGCAGTCACTTCGCAGACATGGATCATCTAAAAAACCACCGCGAGTCACATGTTGTGGAAAAACCATATTTATGCAATCAGTGTAGTTCTTCATTTAAATCGTTTGCAGAAGCTGTTCTTCATTGGAAATTACATCCAAGAATATTTAAAGTATTGGTGGTATTTTTGTGTGAAATTTGCGACAGGGATGTTAAAGAATTACCACTGCTTTACAAGCACAAACAAAAGAGGCATCAGCCGATACCTAGGAAGACGGAAAAAGGTGACGAAAAGTTCATTTGTGAACTTTGTGGGGGCATTTTTGCAAGTATAGAAGATTTCCAAGAGCACGGAAAATATAGATGCTCGAAATTTCCCTGTGATATTTGTGGTAGCCTTTTACCAACTGCTAATTCTTTGAATGCGCATAAAAGAAGACATAGTGGACTAAGACC ATATGTCTGTAACATCTGTGGGAAAAGTTACACTCAATCAAGTCATATGTGGACTCATAAAAGGTTCCACATGGGTGTAAAACCATATGCTTGTGAGTATTGTGATCAAAGATTCACAATAAAGCCTGATCTTGCGGACCACACTAGAAAGAAGCACACTAGAGAAAGACCATTTAAATGCGATGTCTGTAACAAGGCTTTTTTAACAGGATCTGTTTTCTATCAACATAGACTAATACACAGAGGAGATCGCAGATACAAATGTCACTATTGTGAGAAAGCATTCACTAGAACAGAAGCTTTGAATAATCATATAAAAATTCATACTGGCGAAAAGCCACATGCCTGTGATGTTTGTGGAAGATGTTTCAGGCAGAAAGGTGACATGAGAAAGCACAGGCGTACACAACACACTGTTAAACAAGACGTAAAATAG